The following are encoded in a window of Variovorax paradoxus genomic DNA:
- a CDS encoding CHAT domain-containing protein yields MGVLLLGPGGPSALAQRPAPAPPAAPAASAGGPSAEAAADRMAQARLADTDTLLALTSEGAVLYGQDAVKLSGYQYCSQAVALAEAGEFRQSVRAASKALHLANATSDPNLRAVANRDLAIVYSYSGQLEKAEEFAREALRHTARDPKLVVGPVQKVIGDVRTRRGDFAGAVLSYDEALANSSPRYAPLVQASLVNALIEAGDAARARQVLGGMAEPREAPLAAQLERTRARLLLAENKPTEARDRYRALTTRQVGTDTAYYRLWAWDGVARSELALGQKQAAADAAGRALADVDQVRARFRSEEVKMGLFSDLQSVFERGVSVYSEAGDPQRAFEVSEHSRSRALLDAVRGRAKLSESSAGMVGVAALQRTLAADERVVQYHALPDRLMVWVVGPDSITEKRIGVKREELTELVETFRNSIVRGRRAAITNADKLGAALLGPLGLVPGQRVVVVPHGPLHYLPFQALRLDGRYLIETHPVSVAPSISIAVQLAQRTPRVNASLTAFGNPRIEDKYDLPGAETEVKQLAQLFPRNTVYMGAAATKTQFRDVASRSPLMHVAAHAEADEVDPLYSRILLANEGGKQNFLEAHEILAMPMEGTALVTLSACESGLGRIAQGDEVLGFTRSFLSAGSSSLIASLWPVSDDATAVLMGTLYGELAKGRDIQKAMQAGQLAVLKDPKMSHPFFWAPFNLIGNWRLTVGG; encoded by the coding sequence GTGGGTGTGCTGCTTCTGGGCCCCGGCGGTCCTTCAGCCCTGGCGCAACGACCCGCGCCAGCACCACCTGCGGCTCCCGCTGCTTCAGCGGGCGGCCCGAGTGCCGAAGCCGCGGCCGACCGGATGGCGCAGGCGCGCCTTGCGGACACCGACACGCTGCTGGCGCTGACCAGCGAAGGCGCGGTGCTCTACGGGCAGGACGCGGTCAAGCTCTCGGGCTATCAGTACTGCAGCCAGGCGGTCGCCTTGGCCGAGGCGGGCGAGTTTCGCCAGAGCGTGCGCGCCGCGAGCAAGGCGCTGCACCTGGCCAACGCCACCAGCGACCCGAACCTGCGCGCCGTGGCCAACCGCGACCTGGCGATCGTCTACAGCTACTCGGGCCAGCTCGAAAAGGCCGAGGAGTTCGCACGCGAAGCGCTGCGCCACACCGCGCGCGATCCGAAGCTGGTGGTCGGTCCGGTGCAGAAAGTGATCGGCGACGTGCGCACGCGGCGCGGCGACTTCGCCGGCGCGGTGCTCAGCTACGACGAGGCACTGGCCAACAGCTCGCCGCGCTATGCGCCGCTGGTGCAGGCTTCGCTGGTCAACGCGCTCATCGAAGCGGGTGACGCTGCACGCGCACGCCAGGTGCTCGGCGGCATGGCCGAGCCGCGTGAAGCGCCGCTGGCCGCGCAGCTCGAACGCACGCGCGCCCGCCTGCTGCTGGCCGAGAACAAGCCGACCGAGGCGCGCGACAGGTACCGCGCACTCACCACGCGGCAGGTCGGCACCGACACCGCCTACTACCGGCTCTGGGCCTGGGACGGCGTGGCGCGCAGCGAACTCGCGCTGGGCCAGAAGCAGGCCGCGGCCGACGCCGCGGGCCGCGCGCTCGCCGATGTCGACCAGGTGCGCGCGCGCTTTCGCAGCGAAGAAGTGAAGATGGGCCTGTTCTCCGACCTGCAGTCGGTGTTCGAGCGCGGCGTGTCGGTGTACAGCGAAGCGGGCGATCCGCAGCGCGCCTTCGAGGTCAGCGAGCACAGCCGCTCGCGCGCGCTGCTCGATGCGGTGCGTGGCCGCGCGAAGCTCAGTGAATCTTCGGCTGGCATGGTCGGCGTGGCCGCGCTGCAGCGCACGCTGGCGGCCGACGAGCGCGTGGTGCAGTACCACGCGCTGCCCGACCGCCTGATGGTCTGGGTCGTGGGGCCGGACAGCATCACCGAGAAGCGCATCGGGGTGAAGCGCGAAGAGCTCACCGAACTCGTCGAGACCTTCCGCAATTCGATCGTGCGCGGCCGCCGCGCCGCCATCACCAACGCCGACAAGCTGGGTGCCGCGCTGCTCGGCCCGCTGGGCCTGGTGCCGGGGCAGCGCGTGGTGGTGGTGCCGCACGGGCCGCTGCACTACCTGCCGTTCCAGGCGCTGCGCCTGGACGGCCGCTACCTCATCGAGACGCACCCGGTGTCGGTGGCGCCGTCGATCAGCATCGCGGTGCAGTTGGCGCAGCGAACGCCGCGCGTGAACGCGTCGCTCACGGCCTTCGGCAATCCGCGCATCGAGGACAAGTACGACCTGCCCGGCGCCGAGACCGAGGTGAAGCAGCTCGCGCAGCTGTTCCCGCGCAACACGGTGTACATGGGCGCGGCCGCCACCAAGACGCAGTTCCGCGACGTGGCCTCGCGCTCGCCGCTGATGCACGTGGCGGCCCACGCCGAGGCCGACGAGGTCGATCCGCTGTACTCGCGCATCCTGCTGGCCAACGAGGGTGGCAAACAGAACTTTCTCGAGGCGCACGAGATCCTCGCGATGCCGATGGAAGGCACGGCGCTGGTCACGCTCTCGGCCTGCGAGTCGGGCCTGGGGCGCATCGCGCAGGGCGACGAGGTGCTGGGCTTCACACGCTCGTTCCTCTCGGCCGGCAGCTCCAGCCTCATCGCGTCGCTGTG